One part of the Peromyscus eremicus chromosome 18, PerEre_H2_v1, whole genome shotgun sequence genome encodes these proteins:
- the Itga7 gene encoding integrin alpha-7 isoform X2, producing MGRIPSGDSLRPPGICYLLGFLFAGLLLPRAVAFNLDVMGALRKEGEPGSLFGFSVALHQQLQPRPQSWLLVGAPQALALPGQQANRTGGLFACPLSLEETDCYRVDIDQGANVHKESKENQWLGVSVRSQGPGGKIVTCAHRYESRQRVDQILETRDVIGRCFVLSQDLAIHDELDGGEWKFCEGRPQGHEQFGFCQQGTAATFSPDRHYLVFGAPGTYNWKGTARVELCAQGSPDPADLDDGPYEAGGEKEQDPRLIPVPANSYFGLLFVTNIDSSDPDQLVYKTLDPADRLTGPAGDLTLNSYLGFSIDSGKGLLRAEELSFVAGAPRANHKGAVVILRKDSASRLIPEVVLSGERLTSGFGYSLAVADLNNDGWPDLIVGAPYFFERQEELGGAVYVYMNQGGHWADVPPLRICGSPDSMFGISLAVLGDLNQDGFPDIAVGAPFDGDGKVFIYHGSSLGVVVKPSQVLEGEAVGIKSFGYSLSGGLDVDGNDYPDLLVGSLADTAALFRARPVLHVSQEIFIAPRAIDLEQPNCAGGRLVCVDIRICFSYTAEPRSYNPAVALDYMLDGDTDRRLRGQVPRVTFLSRGPDDLKHQSSGTVLLKHQRDRVCGDTMFQLQENVKDKLRAIVVTLLYSLQTPRLRRQAPGQGLPPVAPILNAHQPSTQRTEIHFLKQGCGEDKICQSNLQLVQARFCSRTSDTEFQPLPMDVDGTRALFALSGQPFIGLELTVTNLPSDPAQPQADGDDAHEAQLLVTLPASLHYSGVRALDTVEKPLCLSNENASHVECELGNPMKRGAQVTFYLILSTSGITIETTELEVELLLATISEQELHPVSVRAHVFIELPLSISGVATPQQLFFSGEVKGESAMRSERDVGSKVKYEVTVSNQGQSLNTLGSAFLNIMWPHEIANGKWLLYPMRVELEGGQGPGKKGICSPRPNILRLDVDSRDRRRRELEQPEPQEPPEKLEPSTSWWPVSSAERKRNITLDCAQGTANCVVFSCPLYSFDRAAVLHVWGRLWNSTFLEEYMAVKSLEVIVRANITVKSSIKNLLLRDASTMIPVMVYLDPMAVVAEGIPWWVILLAVLAGLLVLALLVLLLWKLGFFKRAKHPEAAVPQYHAVKILREDRQQFKEEKTGTIQRSNWGNSQWESSDAHPILDADWHPDLGPDGTPVPVTA from the exons ATGGGCAGGATTCCGAGCGGCGATTCCCTCCGGCCCCCTGGGATTTGCTACCTTCTTGGCTTCTTGTTCGCTGGACTGCTCTTACCACGGGCTGTCGCCTTCAATCTGGATGTGATGGGCGCCCTGCGCAAGGAAGGCGAACCTGGCAGCCTCTTCGGCTTCTCGGTAGCCCTGCACCAACAATTACAGCCCCGACCCCAGAGCTG GCTGCTGGTGGGTGCTCCCCAGGCCCTGGCTCTTCCCGGGCAGCAAGCAAACCGCACTGGAGGCCTCTTTGCTTGTCCCCTGAGCCTAGAGGAGACAGACTGCTACAGAGTGGACATCGAccagggag CTAATGTGCACAAGGAAAGCAAGGAGAACCAGTGGCTGGGAGTCAGTGTTCGGAGCCAGGGGCCCGGGGGCAAGATTGTC ACCTGTGCGCACCGATATGAGTCTCGACAGAGGGTGGACCAGATCCTGGAGACTCGGGATGTGATTGGCCGCTGCTTTGTGCTAAGCCAGGACCTGGCCATCCATGATGAGTTGGATGGCGGCGAGTGGAAGTTCTGTGAGGGGCGCCCCCAGGGCCATGAACAGTTTGGGTTCTGCCAGCAGGGCACTGCTGCCACCTTCTCCCCCGACAGACACTACCTCGTCTTTGGGGCTCCAGGAACCTATAACTGGAAGG GCACAGCCAGGGTGGAGCTCTGTGCGCAGGGCTCGCCGGACCCGGCAGACCTGGATGATGGGCCCTACGAGGCTGGGGGCGAGAAGGAGCAAGACCCCCGCCTCATTCCGGTCCCTGCCAACAGCTACTTTG ggtTGCTTTTTGTGACCAACATTGATAGCTCAGACCCTGACCAGCTGGTGTATAAAACTTTGGACCCTGCTGACCGGCTCACAGGACCAGCCGGAGACTTGACCTTGAATAGCTATTTAG GTTTCTCCATCGACTCTGGGAAGGGTCTCTTGCGTGCAGAAGAGCTGAGTTTTGTGGCAGGGGCCCCTCGTGCCAACCACAAGGGGGCCGTGGTCATTCTGCGCAAGGATAGCGCCAGCCGCCTGATACCTGAGGTTGTGTTGTCTGGGGAGCGCTTGACCTCTGGCTTTGGCTACTCACTGGCTGTGGCTGATCTCAACAATGACGG CTGGCCAGACCTGATTGTGGGTGCCCCTTACTTCTTTGAGCGCCAAGAAGAGCTGGGAGgtgctgtgtatgtgtacatgaacCAGGGTGGCCACTGGGCAGATGTCCCTCCTCTCCGGATCTGTGGCTCCCCTGACTCCATGTTTGGAATCAGCTTGGCTGTCTTGGGGGACCTCAACCAAGATGGCTTCCCAG ATATTGCCGTGGGAGCTCCCTTTGATGGAGATGGGAAAGTCTTTATCTACCACGGAAGCAGCCTGGGGGTGGTTGTCAAACCTTCACAG GTGCTGGAGGGCGAGGCCGTGGGCATCAAGAGCTTCGGTTACTCCCTGTCCGGTGGCCTGGATGTGGATGGAAACGACTACCCAGACCTGCTCGTGGGCTCGCTGGCTGATACTGCTGCGCTGTTCAG GGCCAGACCTGTTCTTCACGTCTCCCAAGAGATCTTCATTGCTCCGAGAGCCATCGACCTAGAGCAGCCCAACTGTGCTGGTGGACGCTTGGTCtg CGTGGACATAAGGATCTGTTTCAGCTACACTGCTGAGCCCAGAAGCTACAACCCTGCTGTGG CCCTGGATTACATGTTAGATGGGGACACAGACCGGCGGCTCCGGGGCCAGGTTCCACGGGTGACTTTCCTGAGCCGAGGCCCAGATGACCTCAAGCATCAGTCCTCAGGCACTGTGTTGTTGAAGCACCAGCGTGACCGAGTCTGTGGAGACACCATGTTCCAGCTGCAA GAAAATGTCAAAGACAAGCTTCGGGCCATTGTGGTGACCCTGCTGTATAGTCTCCAAACCCCTCGGTTACGGCGACAAGCTCCTGGCCAGGGGCTCCCCCCTGTGGCTCCCATCCTCAATGCTCACCAGCCCAGCACCCAGAGGACAGAG ATCCACTTCCTGAAGCAAGGCTGTGGCGAAGATAAGATCTGTCAGAGCAACCTGCAGCTAGTGCAGGCCCGATTCTGTTCCCGGACCAGCGACACCGAGTTCCAGCCTCTGCCCAT GGACGTGGATGGAACAAGGGCCCTGTTTGCACTGAGTGGGCAGCCATTCATCGGCCTGGAGCTGACGGTCACCAATCTGCCCTCGGATCCGGCCCAGCCTCAGGCAGATGGCGATGATGCCCACGAAGCCCAGCTCCTGGTCACCCTACCAGCCTCGTTACATTACTCAGGTGTCCGGGCCCTGGACACTGTG GAGAAGCCGCTCTGCCTGTCCAATGAGAATGCCTCTCATGTTGAGTGTGAGCTGGGGAACCCTATGAAGAGAGGTGCCCAG GTCACTTTCTACCTCATCCTCAGCACCTCTGGAATCACTATTGAGACCACAGAGCTGGAGGTGGAGTTGCTGTTGGCCAC GATCAGTGAGCAGGAGCTGCACCCGGTCTCTGTTCGAGCTCATGTCTTCATTGAGTTGCCGCTGTCCATTTCGGG GGTGGCCACTCCCCAGCAACTCTTCTTCTCTGGCGAGGTGAAGGGTGAGAGTGCCATGCGATCAGAGAGGGATGTGGGCAGCAAGGTCAAGTACGAGGTCACG GTCTCCAATCAAGGCCAGTCGCTCAACACTCTGGGCTCTGCCTTCCTCAACATCATGTGGCCCCACGAGATTGCCAACGGGAAGTGGCTGCTGTACCCCATGCGGGTGGAGCTGGAGGGTGGACAGGGGCCCGGGAAGAAAGGGATCTGCTCTCCAAGACCCAACATCCTCCGCCTG GATGTGGACAGCAGGGATAGGAGGCGGCGAGAGCTGGAGCAGCCGGAGCCGCAGGAGCCTCCAGAGAAGCTGGAGCCCAGCACGTCCTGGTGGCCAGTGTCCTctgctgagagaaagagaaacatcaccctg GACTGCGCCCAGGGCACGGCTAATTGTGTGGTGTTCAGCTGCCCACTCTACAGCTTTGATCGCGCGGCAGTGCTACATGTCTGGGGTCGCCTCTGGAACAGCACCTTTCTGGAG GAGTACATGGCCGTGAAGTCCCTGGAAGTGATCGTCCGTGCCAACATCACAGTGAAGTCCTCTATCAAGAACTTGTTGCTCAGAGATGCATCCACAATG ATCCCAGTGATGGTGTACTTGGACCCTATGGCTGTAGTGGCAGAAGGAATCCCCTGGTGGGTCATCCTCCTGGCAGTACTGGCTGGGCTGCTGGTGCTGGCCCTGCTGGTGCTGCTGTTGTGGAAG
- the Itga7 gene encoding integrin alpha-7 isoform X1 codes for MGRIPSGDSLRPPGICYLLGFLFAGLLLPRAVAFNLDVMGALRKEGEPGSLFGFSVALHQQLQPRPQSWLLVGAPQALALPGQQANRTGGLFACPLSLEETDCYRVDIDQGANVHKESKENQWLGVSVRSQGPGGKIVTCAHRYESRQRVDQILETRDVIGRCFVLSQDLAIHDELDGGEWKFCEGRPQGHEQFGFCQQGTAATFSPDRHYLVFGAPGTYNWKGTARVELCAQGSPDPADLDDGPYEAGGEKEQDPRLIPVPANSYFGFSIDSGKGLLRAEELSFVAGAPRANHKGAVVILRKDSASRLIPEVVLSGERLTSGFGYSLAVADLNNDGWPDLIVGAPYFFERQEELGGAVYVYMNQGGHWADVPPLRICGSPDSMFGISLAVLGDLNQDGFPDIAVGAPFDGDGKVFIYHGSSLGVVVKPSQVLEGEAVGIKSFGYSLSGGLDVDGNDYPDLLVGSLADTAALFRARPVLHVSQEIFIAPRAIDLEQPNCAGGRLVCVDIRICFSYTAEPRSYNPAVALDYMLDGDTDRRLRGQVPRVTFLSRGPDDLKHQSSGTVLLKHQRDRVCGDTMFQLQENVKDKLRAIVVTLLYSLQTPRLRRQAPGQGLPPVAPILNAHQPSTQRTEIHFLKQGCGEDKICQSNLQLVQARFCSRTSDTEFQPLPMDVDGTRALFALSGQPFIGLELTVTNLPSDPAQPQADGDDAHEAQLLVTLPASLHYSGVRALDTVEKPLCLSNENASHVECELGNPMKRGAQVTFYLILSTSGITIETTELEVELLLATISEQELHPVSVRAHVFIELPLSISGVATPQQLFFSGEVKGESAMRSERDVGSKVKYEVTVSNQGQSLNTLGSAFLNIMWPHEIANGKWLLYPMRVELEGGQGPGKKGICSPRPNILRLDVDSRDRRRRELEQPEPQEPPEKLEPSTSWWPVSSAERKRNITLDCAQGTANCVVFSCPLYSFDRAAVLHVWGRLWNSTFLEEYMAVKSLEVIVRANITVKSSIKNLLLRDASTMIPVMVYLDPMAVVAEGIPWWVILLAVLAGLLVLALLVLLLWKLGFFKRAKHPEAAVPQYHAVKILREDRQQFKEEKTGTIQRSNWGNSQWESSDAHPILDADWHPDLGPDGTPVPVTA; via the exons ATGGGCAGGATTCCGAGCGGCGATTCCCTCCGGCCCCCTGGGATTTGCTACCTTCTTGGCTTCTTGTTCGCTGGACTGCTCTTACCACGGGCTGTCGCCTTCAATCTGGATGTGATGGGCGCCCTGCGCAAGGAAGGCGAACCTGGCAGCCTCTTCGGCTTCTCGGTAGCCCTGCACCAACAATTACAGCCCCGACCCCAGAGCTG GCTGCTGGTGGGTGCTCCCCAGGCCCTGGCTCTTCCCGGGCAGCAAGCAAACCGCACTGGAGGCCTCTTTGCTTGTCCCCTGAGCCTAGAGGAGACAGACTGCTACAGAGTGGACATCGAccagggag CTAATGTGCACAAGGAAAGCAAGGAGAACCAGTGGCTGGGAGTCAGTGTTCGGAGCCAGGGGCCCGGGGGCAAGATTGTC ACCTGTGCGCACCGATATGAGTCTCGACAGAGGGTGGACCAGATCCTGGAGACTCGGGATGTGATTGGCCGCTGCTTTGTGCTAAGCCAGGACCTGGCCATCCATGATGAGTTGGATGGCGGCGAGTGGAAGTTCTGTGAGGGGCGCCCCCAGGGCCATGAACAGTTTGGGTTCTGCCAGCAGGGCACTGCTGCCACCTTCTCCCCCGACAGACACTACCTCGTCTTTGGGGCTCCAGGAACCTATAACTGGAAGG GCACAGCCAGGGTGGAGCTCTGTGCGCAGGGCTCGCCGGACCCGGCAGACCTGGATGATGGGCCCTACGAGGCTGGGGGCGAGAAGGAGCAAGACCCCCGCCTCATTCCGGTCCCTGCCAACAGCTACTTTG GTTTCTCCATCGACTCTGGGAAGGGTCTCTTGCGTGCAGAAGAGCTGAGTTTTGTGGCAGGGGCCCCTCGTGCCAACCACAAGGGGGCCGTGGTCATTCTGCGCAAGGATAGCGCCAGCCGCCTGATACCTGAGGTTGTGTTGTCTGGGGAGCGCTTGACCTCTGGCTTTGGCTACTCACTGGCTGTGGCTGATCTCAACAATGACGG CTGGCCAGACCTGATTGTGGGTGCCCCTTACTTCTTTGAGCGCCAAGAAGAGCTGGGAGgtgctgtgtatgtgtacatgaacCAGGGTGGCCACTGGGCAGATGTCCCTCCTCTCCGGATCTGTGGCTCCCCTGACTCCATGTTTGGAATCAGCTTGGCTGTCTTGGGGGACCTCAACCAAGATGGCTTCCCAG ATATTGCCGTGGGAGCTCCCTTTGATGGAGATGGGAAAGTCTTTATCTACCACGGAAGCAGCCTGGGGGTGGTTGTCAAACCTTCACAG GTGCTGGAGGGCGAGGCCGTGGGCATCAAGAGCTTCGGTTACTCCCTGTCCGGTGGCCTGGATGTGGATGGAAACGACTACCCAGACCTGCTCGTGGGCTCGCTGGCTGATACTGCTGCGCTGTTCAG GGCCAGACCTGTTCTTCACGTCTCCCAAGAGATCTTCATTGCTCCGAGAGCCATCGACCTAGAGCAGCCCAACTGTGCTGGTGGACGCTTGGTCtg CGTGGACATAAGGATCTGTTTCAGCTACACTGCTGAGCCCAGAAGCTACAACCCTGCTGTGG CCCTGGATTACATGTTAGATGGGGACACAGACCGGCGGCTCCGGGGCCAGGTTCCACGGGTGACTTTCCTGAGCCGAGGCCCAGATGACCTCAAGCATCAGTCCTCAGGCACTGTGTTGTTGAAGCACCAGCGTGACCGAGTCTGTGGAGACACCATGTTCCAGCTGCAA GAAAATGTCAAAGACAAGCTTCGGGCCATTGTGGTGACCCTGCTGTATAGTCTCCAAACCCCTCGGTTACGGCGACAAGCTCCTGGCCAGGGGCTCCCCCCTGTGGCTCCCATCCTCAATGCTCACCAGCCCAGCACCCAGAGGACAGAG ATCCACTTCCTGAAGCAAGGCTGTGGCGAAGATAAGATCTGTCAGAGCAACCTGCAGCTAGTGCAGGCCCGATTCTGTTCCCGGACCAGCGACACCGAGTTCCAGCCTCTGCCCAT GGACGTGGATGGAACAAGGGCCCTGTTTGCACTGAGTGGGCAGCCATTCATCGGCCTGGAGCTGACGGTCACCAATCTGCCCTCGGATCCGGCCCAGCCTCAGGCAGATGGCGATGATGCCCACGAAGCCCAGCTCCTGGTCACCCTACCAGCCTCGTTACATTACTCAGGTGTCCGGGCCCTGGACACTGTG GAGAAGCCGCTCTGCCTGTCCAATGAGAATGCCTCTCATGTTGAGTGTGAGCTGGGGAACCCTATGAAGAGAGGTGCCCAG GTCACTTTCTACCTCATCCTCAGCACCTCTGGAATCACTATTGAGACCACAGAGCTGGAGGTGGAGTTGCTGTTGGCCAC GATCAGTGAGCAGGAGCTGCACCCGGTCTCTGTTCGAGCTCATGTCTTCATTGAGTTGCCGCTGTCCATTTCGGG GGTGGCCACTCCCCAGCAACTCTTCTTCTCTGGCGAGGTGAAGGGTGAGAGTGCCATGCGATCAGAGAGGGATGTGGGCAGCAAGGTCAAGTACGAGGTCACG GTCTCCAATCAAGGCCAGTCGCTCAACACTCTGGGCTCTGCCTTCCTCAACATCATGTGGCCCCACGAGATTGCCAACGGGAAGTGGCTGCTGTACCCCATGCGGGTGGAGCTGGAGGGTGGACAGGGGCCCGGGAAGAAAGGGATCTGCTCTCCAAGACCCAACATCCTCCGCCTG GATGTGGACAGCAGGGATAGGAGGCGGCGAGAGCTGGAGCAGCCGGAGCCGCAGGAGCCTCCAGAGAAGCTGGAGCCCAGCACGTCCTGGTGGCCAGTGTCCTctgctgagagaaagagaaacatcaccctg GACTGCGCCCAGGGCACGGCTAATTGTGTGGTGTTCAGCTGCCCACTCTACAGCTTTGATCGCGCGGCAGTGCTACATGTCTGGGGTCGCCTCTGGAACAGCACCTTTCTGGAG GAGTACATGGCCGTGAAGTCCCTGGAAGTGATCGTCCGTGCCAACATCACAGTGAAGTCCTCTATCAAGAACTTGTTGCTCAGAGATGCATCCACAATG ATCCCAGTGATGGTGTACTTGGACCCTATGGCTGTAGTGGCAGAAGGAATCCCCTGGTGGGTCATCCTCCTGGCAGTACTGGCTGGGCTGCTGGTGCTGGCCCTGCTGGTGCTGCTGTTGTGGAAG